One genomic window of Bradyrhizobium sp. CCGE-LA001 includes the following:
- a CDS encoding MFS transporter, giving the protein MSPPHLPDTFNRLAWSNLAAQSAEQIALAAAPIVAVLTLGVAEGRTGLLQTALTLPFVLFAIPAGVLADRISRRRLMAGAEALRAVALAAIVLLLALGALNLPLLALLGFAAVCGTVVYSVAAPALVPSLVSPDLLPAANARIELARTIAFASGPAFGGALVGWWGASPAFGFAAALSAIAVVLLAGIYEPARAPAPRRHPLQDIREGAAFVFHHPLLRPVFITQFIFNTGWFLQIAVFVPYAVRHLGLTAAGVGVVLTMYGAGMVIGALLATRVMQRLAFGTVVGLGPVTGFVAALVMALTVLVPSPWLAALSFFLLGVGPILWVISTTTLRQSVTPPRLLGRVSAINIMSYGARPLGSVLGAIVGGLWSAEACLYLAAAVFGVQALVILLSPAVSLDRQPDMVGDEVAVKC; this is encoded by the coding sequence ATGTCACCGCCGCACCTCCCCGACACCTTCAACCGCCTTGCCTGGTCGAACCTCGCAGCGCAATCGGCCGAGCAGATCGCGCTCGCCGCAGCCCCTATCGTCGCGGTGCTGACGCTGGGGGTCGCCGAAGGGCGCACCGGCCTGCTCCAGACCGCCCTCACCTTGCCCTTCGTCCTGTTCGCCATTCCCGCCGGCGTGCTGGCCGACCGAATCTCGCGCCGCCGGCTGATGGCGGGCGCCGAAGCGCTGCGGGCGGTTGCTCTTGCGGCCATCGTCCTGCTGCTGGCGCTGGGTGCCCTCAACCTGCCGCTGCTGGCGCTGCTCGGCTTCGCCGCCGTATGCGGCACCGTCGTCTACAGCGTGGCCGCCCCGGCGCTGGTGCCCTCGCTGGTGAGCCCGGACCTGTTGCCGGCCGCAAACGCCCGCATCGAGCTCGCGCGCACCATTGCCTTTGCAAGCGGGCCCGCGTTCGGCGGCGCATTGGTGGGATGGTGGGGCGCAAGCCCGGCCTTCGGCTTTGCCGCCGCGCTCTCGGCGATCGCGGTGGTGCTGCTCGCCGGCATCTACGAGCCTGCCCGCGCGCCGGCGCCGCGGCGCCACCCGTTGCAGGACATCCGCGAGGGCGCGGCCTTCGTGTTTCACCATCCGCTGCTGCGGCCGGTGTTCATCACCCAGTTCATCTTCAACACCGGCTGGTTCCTGCAGATCGCGGTGTTCGTGCCCTATGCGGTGCGCCATCTCGGCCTGACCGCCGCCGGCGTCGGCGTCGTGCTGACGATGTACGGCGCCGGCATGGTGATCGGAGCGCTGCTCGCCACACGCGTGATGCAGCGCCTCGCGTTCGGCACGGTGGTCGGCCTCGGCCCGGTCACCGGCTTCGTCGCCGCACTGGTGATGGCGCTGACGGTGCTGGTGCCCTCGCCCTGGCTTGCGGCCCTGAGCTTTTTCCTGCTCGGCGTCGGCCCGATCCTCTGGGTGATCTCGACCACGACGCTGCGCCAGTCGGTGACACCGCCGCGCCTGCTCGGCCGCGTCTCCGCCATCAACATCATGAGCTACGGCGCCCGCCCGCTCGGTTCAGTGCTGGGCGCGATCGTCGGCGGCCTCTGGAGCGCGGAAGCGTGCCTGTATCTCGCCGCCGCCGTGTTCGGCGTGCAGGCGCTGGTGATCCTGTTGTCACCGGCCGTGTCGCTCGACCGGCAGCCGGACATGGTGGGAGATGAGGTGGCGGTGAAGTGCTAG
- a CDS encoding adenylate/guanylate cyclase domain-containing protein: protein MQLTSRLALMNWLTGQGLTGLPENELLRGFCERCCAEGLDLSRGLVVIDTLHPIYEGRGFRWSDRPSNESDAFEYGSTADGDAAKSWRRSVFFHMLENGDDEMVIDLADAPSLDFSQIGELAEKGHKHYLAFVHRFGENGALGLMDCLYSCWTTRRDSGFTGSELEALRDLVPVLGLAIKSAQQVDIARTLGRVYLGRDASEQVLRGRISRGVTERINAVLWYSDLRGSTGISESIGPDEIIPFLNDYAQAVIDPIHEAGGDVLKLIGDGVLAMFWGEDMAAARRAALRAEHLFRKNVAALNARRAAAGRPTTSAYIGLHVGEVFYGNIGSEDRLDFTVVGPTVNEVSRIASMSRSVDRELLTSSEFYKGLDAAGRRYLVSTGRYALRGIGRAQDLYTLDPDVDASEPVTGSYERYLAG from the coding sequence ATGCAATTGACCTCGCGCCTTGCGCTGATGAACTGGCTGACCGGCCAGGGGCTCACGGGCCTGCCTGAAAACGAGCTGCTTCGCGGTTTCTGCGAGCGCTGTTGCGCCGAGGGGCTGGACCTGTCGCGCGGACTGGTCGTCATCGACACGCTGCATCCGATCTATGAGGGCCGCGGCTTCCGCTGGAGCGACCGTCCCAGCAACGAGAGCGACGCGTTCGAATACGGCTCGACCGCGGACGGCGACGCCGCCAAGAGCTGGCGCCGCTCGGTGTTCTTCCACATGCTCGAGAATGGCGACGACGAGATGGTGATCGATCTCGCCGACGCGCCGTCACTGGATTTCTCGCAGATCGGCGAGCTCGCCGAGAAGGGCCACAAGCACTATCTCGCCTTCGTGCACCGCTTCGGCGAGAACGGCGCGCTCGGCCTGATGGATTGCCTGTATTCCTGCTGGACCACCCGGCGCGACAGCGGCTTCACCGGATCCGAGCTGGAAGCGCTGCGCGATCTGGTGCCGGTGCTGGGGCTCGCGATCAAGTCGGCCCAGCAGGTCGACATCGCGCGCACGCTCGGCCGCGTCTATCTCGGTCGCGACGCGTCCGAGCAGGTGCTGCGCGGGCGCATCTCGCGCGGCGTCACCGAGCGCATCAACGCCGTGCTGTGGTATTCGGATTTACGCGGTTCGACCGGGATCAGCGAGAGCATCGGTCCCGACGAGATCATTCCGTTCCTCAACGACTACGCGCAGGCCGTGATCGATCCGATCCATGAGGCCGGCGGCGACGTGCTGAAGCTGATCGGCGACGGCGTGCTCGCGATGTTCTGGGGCGAGGACATGGCGGCGGCGCGGCGCGCCGCGCTCCGGGCCGAGCATCTGTTCCGCAAGAACGTCGCGGCGCTGAACGCGCGCAGGGCGGCCGCCGGCCGTCCCACCACGTCGGCCTATATCGGCCTGCATGTCGGCGAGGTCTTCTACGGCAATATCGGCAGCGAGGACCGGCTCGATTTTACCGTGGTCGGGCCGACCGTCAACGAGGTCAGCCGCATCGCCTCGATGAGCCGCTCGGTCGATCGCGAACTCCTGACCTCGTCGGAATTCTACAAGGGCTTGGATGCCGCCGGGCGCCGCTATCTCGTCTCCACCGGCCGCTACGCGCTGCGCGGCATCGGTCGCGCGCAGGATCTCTACACGCTCGATCCTGATGTCGATGCCAGCGAGCCGGTGACGGGGAGCTACGAGCGGTATCTGGCGGGATAA
- a CDS encoding MFS transporter — translation MSRRQLPIILALGTTQTLAWASSYYLPALIADPMARDLGISSNWIFGAFSASLVLSAMLGPRIGRQIDLFGGRQVLSASNLSIAAGLVLLGLAQSVAVMAIAWLVLGIGMAMGLYDAAFAALGRIYGTEARRPITGITLMAGFASTIGWPLTAWGLAHIGWRETCFAWAAANLLIGLPLNFFMLPAITGAKQTAATAEKPHLPLDRTMVLLAFIFAAVWTVTGAMAAHFPRILEATGATPVEAIAAGALIGPAQVGARMLEAGFLSRFHPLWSTRLACLTHPIGAVVVAIFGGAAASAFALFHGSGNGILTIARGTLPLAIFGPKDFGYRLGIIGAPARMAQAVAPLAFGLLIDVMGAKVLIVSSALSLSALAALFLIRTKPRPD, via the coding sequence ATGAGCCGGCGCCAGCTTCCGATCATCCTGGCGCTGGGCACCACGCAGACGCTGGCCTGGGCGTCCAGCTATTATCTGCCGGCGCTGATCGCCGATCCCATGGCGCGCGACCTCGGCATTTCCTCCAACTGGATCTTCGGCGCGTTCTCGGCTTCGCTCGTGCTCTCCGCCATGCTCGGCCCGCGCATCGGACGGCAGATCGATCTCTTCGGCGGACGGCAGGTGCTGTCGGCCTCGAACCTCTCCATCGCCGCCGGCCTCGTGCTGCTCGGCCTCGCGCAGTCGGTGGCGGTGATGGCGATCGCCTGGCTCGTGCTCGGCATCGGCATGGCGATGGGTCTGTATGACGCCGCCTTCGCCGCGCTTGGGCGAATCTACGGCACCGAGGCGCGCAGGCCCATCACGGGCATCACGCTGATGGCGGGCTTCGCCTCGACGATCGGCTGGCCGCTCACCGCCTGGGGCCTTGCCCATATCGGCTGGCGCGAGACCTGCTTTGCCTGGGCCGCGGCCAATCTCCTGATCGGCCTGCCGCTCAATTTCTTCATGCTGCCAGCGATCACGGGCGCGAAGCAGACTGCTGCGACCGCCGAGAAGCCGCATCTGCCGCTCGACCGCACCATGGTCCTGCTCGCTTTCATCTTCGCCGCGGTCTGGACCGTCACCGGCGCCATGGCCGCGCATTTCCCACGCATCCTGGAGGCGACCGGCGCAACGCCGGTCGAAGCGATCGCAGCCGGCGCGCTGATCGGCCCGGCGCAGGTCGGCGCACGCATGCTAGAAGCGGGCTTTCTCAGCCGCTTCCATCCGCTGTGGTCGACGCGGCTCGCCTGCCTCACCCATCCGATCGGCGCGGTGGTCGTGGCGATCTTCGGCGGCGCGGCCGCGAGCGCGTTCGCGCTGTTCCATGGCTCCGGCAACGGCATCCTGACGATCGCGCGCGGCACGCTCCCGCTCGCGATCTTCGGGCCGAAGGATTTTGGCTATCGTCTCGGCATCATCGGCGCGCCGGCGCGAATGGCGCAGGCGGTGGCGCCGCTCGCCTTCGGCCTGCTGATCGACGTCATGGGCGCCAAGGTGCTGATCGTCTCCTCCGCACTCAGCCTGTCGGCGCTGGCGGCCTTGTTCCTGATCCGCACCAAGCCCCGGCCGGATTGA
- the dmeF gene encoding CDF family Co(II)/Ni(II) efflux transporter DmeF translates to MHSHSIEQWTHDHAFLGEKHEENERRTWFVVVLTLVMMAGEIVAGSLFGSMALLADGWHMGTHAAALGIAAFAYRFARRHLGNAHFTFGTGKFGDLAAFASAIILGLIAVEIAYESVLRLITPVPIVYGEAIAVATLGLCVNLASAWLLRGNHDHHHGHHHGHGHAHDDHDDHHDHHHHHHDNNLRAAYVHVMADAATSVLAIGALVVAMYSGWVWADPAVGLIGSAVIAAWAFGLIKSSGAVLLDVRADEKLERVIRARIEVGDDRVTDLHLWQVGPGHCAVLLSVVSDQPKQPAVYKRRLAGLKGLSHVTVEVETCPH, encoded by the coding sequence ATGCATTCCCACTCCATCGAGCAATGGACCCATGACCACGCCTTCCTGGGCGAGAAGCACGAGGAGAACGAGCGGCGCACCTGGTTCGTGGTCGTCCTAACGCTGGTCATGATGGCCGGGGAGATCGTCGCGGGGTCGCTGTTCGGGTCGATGGCACTGCTCGCCGACGGCTGGCACATGGGTACGCATGCCGCCGCGCTCGGCATCGCCGCCTTCGCGTATCGCTTCGCGCGACGGCATCTCGGGAATGCACATTTCACCTTCGGCACCGGCAAGTTCGGCGATCTCGCCGCCTTCGCCAGTGCGATCATCCTCGGCCTGATCGCGGTCGAGATCGCCTATGAGAGCGTGCTGCGGCTGATCACGCCGGTGCCGATCGTCTATGGCGAGGCGATCGCGGTCGCAACGCTCGGGCTGTGCGTCAACCTCGCCAGCGCGTGGCTGCTGCGCGGCAACCATGATCATCATCATGGCCATCATCACGGCCATGGCCATGCGCATGATGATCACGACGATCACCATGACCACCACCACCATCATCACGACAACAACCTGCGCGCGGCCTATGTGCACGTGATGGCGGATGCTGCGACCTCGGTGCTGGCGATCGGTGCCCTTGTGGTCGCGATGTATTCGGGCTGGGTCTGGGCCGATCCGGCCGTCGGCCTGATCGGCAGCGCCGTGATCGCGGCCTGGGCGTTCGGCCTGATCAAGTCGTCAGGCGCGGTGCTGCTCGACGTGCGCGCCGACGAGAAGCTGGAGCGGGTGATCCGGGCGCGCATCGAGGTCGGCGACGACCGCGTCACCGATCTGCATCTCTGGCAGGTCGGGCCCGGCCATTGCGCCGTGCTGCTCTCGGTGGTGTCGGACCAGCCGAAGCAACCGGCCGTCTACAAGCGGCGGCTTGCCGGACTGAAGGGGCTGAGCCACGTCACGGTCGAGGTCGAGACCTGCCCGCATTGA
- a CDS encoding chromate resistance protein ChrB domain-containing protein yields MSAFTTISSDKLARLIGTANSPSLIDVRTEEDFAADRRLIPGSIKLSHDQVTDWGRDFAGRRTIVSCLRGEKLAQGTAAWLRQLGVEAEALEGGFEGWKAAKLPLLDARKLPPRDARGRTVWVTRARPKVDRIACPWLIRRFVDPNAAFLFVAPSEVIGVGERFNAAPFDIENVFWSHRGELCTFDVMIEEFGIASPALLRLATLVRGADTARPELAPEAPGLLAASLGLSRMYDDDLEQLEAGMLLYDAFYRWCRDATAETHNWPTNKVKA; encoded by the coding sequence ATGTCTGCTTTCACGACCATATCATCTGACAAATTGGCACGGCTGATCGGCACGGCGAACAGCCCTTCCCTCATCGACGTGCGCACCGAGGAGGATTTTGCCGCCGACCGGCGGCTGATCCCGGGCTCCATCAAGCTCAGCCACGACCAGGTGACGGACTGGGGCCGCGATTTCGCCGGCCGCCGGACCATCGTCTCCTGCCTTCGCGGCGAAAAGCTCGCGCAGGGCACGGCCGCCTGGCTGCGCCAACTCGGCGTCGAGGCCGAGGCACTGGAGGGCGGCTTCGAGGGCTGGAAAGCGGCCAAGCTCCCGTTGCTCGACGCCCGCAAGCTGCCGCCGCGCGATGCCAGGGGACGCACCGTCTGGGTGACGCGGGCGCGCCCCAAGGTCGACCGCATCGCCTGCCCCTGGCTGATCCGCCGCTTCGTCGATCCCAACGCGGCGTTCCTGTTCGTCGCACCCTCCGAGGTGATCGGCGTCGGCGAGCGGTTCAATGCCGCGCCCTTCGACATCGAGAACGTGTTCTGGAGCCACCGCGGCGAGCTCTGCACTTTCGACGTCATGATCGAGGAGTTCGGGATCGCTTCACCGGCCCTGCTCCGCCTCGCGACGCTGGTGCGCGGCGCCGACACCGCGCGGCCGGAGCTCGCACCGGAGGCGCCGGGCCTGCTTGCGGCCTCGCTCGGACTGTCGCGGATGTATGACGACGATCTCGAACAGCTCGAGGCCGGCATGCTGCTCTATGACGCCTTCTACCGCTGGTGCCGCGACGCGACGGCCGAGACCCACAACTGGCCGACCAACAAGGTGAAGGCGTAA
- the chrA gene encoding chromate efflux transporter, which translates to MDTRTVRAGADAGHGVSFNEAFRVWLRVACLSFGGPAGQIAVMHRILVEEKKWISEGRFLHALNYCMLLPGPEAQQLATYVGWLMHRTAGGLMAGGLFILPGIIAIMGLSYVYAAFGNVSFVEALFFGLKAAVLAIVVEAVVRVGKRALKNRIMIALAAIAFVAIFFFAVPFPIIIIAAGLIGYIGARSGRREFAPAGHGHGGSTAVIDSMLGDAVPDHVKPDTGRAIRVGALWLALWLVPIAALLVLLGQASVFSQIALFFSKMALVTFGGAYAVLAYVAQQAVEHYHWLKPHEMLDGLGMAETTPGPLIMVLQFVGFMAAYRDPNGLSPMLAAALGGLLATWVTFTPCFLWIFVGAPYIERLRGNTGLAGALSAITAAVVGVILNLSIWFALHTLFRETVPVHAFPLNFDRPVLSSVDVPALLLAIAAATAIFRFELGMLTVLAASCAAGVALRLAGVI; encoded by the coding sequence ATGGATACCCGTACCGTTCGTGCAGGAGCTGACGCCGGTCACGGCGTCAGCTTCAATGAAGCCTTCCGCGTCTGGCTGCGCGTCGCCTGCCTCAGCTTCGGCGGGCCCGCGGGCCAAATCGCGGTGATGCATCGCATCCTGGTCGAGGAGAAGAAGTGGATCTCTGAAGGCCGCTTCCTGCATGCGCTGAACTATTGCATGCTGCTGCCGGGGCCGGAGGCGCAGCAGCTCGCAACCTATGTCGGCTGGCTGATGCATCGCACTGCCGGCGGGCTGATGGCGGGCGGGCTGTTCATCCTGCCCGGCATCATCGCCATCATGGGCCTCAGCTACGTCTACGCGGCGTTCGGCAATGTCAGCTTCGTCGAGGCGCTGTTCTTCGGGCTGAAGGCGGCCGTGCTCGCCATCGTCGTCGAGGCCGTGGTGCGCGTCGGCAAGCGCGCGCTGAAGAACCGGATCATGATCGCGCTCGCCGCCATCGCCTTCGTCGCGATCTTCTTCTTTGCCGTCCCCTTCCCGATCATCATCATCGCCGCCGGCTTGATCGGATATATCGGCGCGCGAAGCGGCCGGCGGGAATTCGCACCGGCCGGTCACGGCCATGGCGGCAGCACGGCCGTGATCGACAGCATGCTCGGCGACGCGGTGCCCGATCACGTCAAGCCTGATACAGGGCGCGCGATCCGCGTCGGGGCGCTGTGGCTTGCGCTCTGGCTGGTGCCTATCGCCGCGCTGCTTGTACTGCTCGGGCAGGCCAGCGTGTTCAGCCAGATCGCGCTGTTCTTCTCGAAGATGGCGCTGGTCACCTTCGGCGGCGCCTACGCGGTGCTGGCCTATGTCGCGCAACAGGCGGTCGAGCATTATCACTGGCTGAAGCCGCACGAGATGCTCGATGGCCTCGGCATGGCCGAGACCACGCCGGGACCGTTGATCATGGTGCTTCAGTTCGTCGGCTTCATGGCCGCCTATCGCGATCCGAACGGGCTGTCGCCGATGCTGGCGGCGGCGCTCGGCGGCCTGCTCGCGACCTGGGTCACCTTCACACCCTGCTTCCTCTGGATCTTCGTCGGCGCCCCCTATATCGAGCGCCTGCGCGGCAATACGGGCCTCGCCGGCGCGCTCAGCGCGATCACCGCCGCCGTCGTCGGCGTCATCCTCAACCTCTCGATCTGGTTCGCCCTGCACACGCTGTTCCGCGAGACCGTGCCGGTGCACGCCTTCCCGCTGAACTTCGATAGGCCCGTGCTGAGCAGCGTCGATGTGCCGGCCCTGCTGCTGGCGATCGCAGCGGCGACGGCGATCTTCCGGTTCGAGCTGGGGATGCTGACGGTGCTCGCGGCAAGCTGCGCGGCGGGTGTGGCGCTGCGGCTGGCGGGGGTGATCTAG
- a CDS encoding YeeE/YedE family protein: MTDLSIDARLLAPDNNRHQANLTIVAIAAALLLAGAAALSNVVSWQQGLLFLLGGALGLTLYHALFGFTSAWRVFIVSRRGAGLRAQMVMLALATALFFPVLAQGTLFGGAVRGEIGAVGIGMLTGAFLFGLGMQLGGGCASGTLYTAGGGNTRMLVTLAAFIAGSTIGALHLPWWSGLPNIGPVSLIERLGWLPALMLCWAVMAVIYLLTVRAERQRHGALEPGARTELRGFRRFIQGPWPLLWGAILLAIGNFATLYLARRPWGITSAFALWGSKILMGLGVDVASWPYWQGARAASLQQSIFTDITSVMDFGIILGALLAAGLAGKFSPTWRIAPRSLLAAIVGGLLLGYGARLAYGCNIGAYFSGIASGSLHGWCWLVAAFLGNILGTQLRPLFGLGVER, from the coding sequence ATGACTGACCTGTCCATCGATGCCCGACTGCTTGCTCCTGACAACAATCGGCACCAAGCCAATCTCACAATCGTCGCCATCGCGGCGGCTCTTCTCCTCGCTGGCGCGGCAGCTCTGTCGAACGTCGTTTCGTGGCAGCAGGGATTGTTGTTTCTCCTCGGCGGCGCTCTTGGCCTGACGCTCTACCATGCGCTGTTCGGGTTCACCTCGGCCTGGCGTGTCTTCATCGTCTCGCGCAGAGGCGCAGGGCTCCGTGCGCAGATGGTCATGCTTGCGTTGGCGACGGCGCTGTTCTTTCCCGTCCTGGCTCAAGGCACTCTGTTTGGCGGGGCCGTCCGGGGCGAGATCGGCGCGGTCGGAATCGGAATGCTGACCGGGGCGTTCCTGTTCGGCCTCGGAATGCAGCTTGGCGGCGGCTGCGCGTCGGGAACGCTGTACACCGCCGGCGGCGGCAACACGCGGATGCTGGTGACGCTGGCGGCCTTCATTGCGGGATCGACGATCGGCGCGCTTCATCTGCCTTGGTGGAGCGGTCTTCCGAACATCGGACCTGTTTCTCTGATCGAAAGGCTGGGATGGCTGCCGGCGCTCATGCTCTGCTGGGCCGTGATGGCTGTCATCTATCTCCTGACCGTCAGGGCCGAGCGGCAACGGCATGGCGCGCTCGAACCGGGAGCGCGGACGGAGCTGCGAGGCTTTCGGCGATTCATACAAGGACCATGGCCTCTCTTATGGGGCGCGATCCTGCTCGCGATCGGCAATTTCGCCACGCTGTATCTGGCCCGGCGGCCATGGGGCATCACGTCCGCATTCGCACTGTGGGGATCGAAGATCCTGATGGGACTGGGTGTCGACGTCGCATCATGGCCTTATTGGCAGGGTGCCCGCGCCGCCTCGCTGCAGCAGAGCATCTTTACCGACATCACCTCCGTCATGGATTTCGGCATCATCCTGGGTGCGTTGCTTGCGGCGGGCCTCGCCGGCAAATTCAGCCCGACATGGCGCATCGCGCCTCGCTCGCTGCTCGCCGCGATCGTCGGCGGCTTGCTGCTGGGATACGGCGCGCGCCTCGCCTATGGCTGCAACATCGGCGCCTATTTCAGCGGGATCGCTTCTGGCAGCCTGCACGGCTGGTGCTGGCTGGTCGCCGCCTTCCTGGGCAATATCCTGGGAACGCAACTGCGGCCGCTGTTTGGGCTGGGCGTCGAACGTTAG
- a CDS encoding GMC family oxidoreductase: protein MYDVIVVGGGSAGAAVAARLSEDPARRVLLLEAGLDWRADEAPWEVRTPNPIPIIHKREYQEKWQWPDLLSRRVAGQEPRFYWRGKGLGGSSMMNGQIAIRGVADAFDEWAANGCTGWSAGDVMPLFSVIEDDLEFGDAEGHGRGGPLPVYRAPPEKWGPIDRGLRDAALASGYPWCADLNGADGEGVACYPINSRDSRRISTNEAYLEPARGRANLEIRGHALVDRVLISDGRATGLRVHIQGQGTHEISARQIVLCAGAIHSPAILLRSGIGPAEELRAMGIAVARDLPVGKHFFDHPLFRTTIQLHENLRPTDPDTRHTNCCVTYSSGLADGGKRDMILIAFNHRGIGNPGAIGAGLFNAYSRGTLKLASTDPSVDPVVEENMLADPRDMLRMMDAVKRLAVITSQPALSGIADWIRLADTDLTLPQAARLPDHELDAVLRRETGDIQHAAGSCRMSGIGDADGVVNPDGTVKGISGLRVADASIMPSDCRANTHFTTVVIGEAIARMMMG from the coding sequence ATGTACGATGTCATTGTTGTCGGCGGCGGCTCCGCCGGCGCTGCGGTTGCGGCCCGGCTGTCCGAAGATCCCGCAAGGCGCGTGCTGCTGCTCGAAGCAGGCCTCGACTGGCGTGCCGACGAGGCGCCATGGGAGGTGCGCACGCCAAACCCGATCCCGATCATCCACAAGCGCGAGTACCAGGAGAAATGGCAGTGGCCTGATCTCTTGTCGCGCCGCGTGGCCGGGCAGGAGCCGCGCTTCTACTGGCGCGGCAAGGGGCTCGGCGGCTCGTCGATGATGAACGGCCAGATCGCCATCCGGGGCGTCGCGGATGCCTTCGACGAATGGGCCGCCAACGGCTGCACAGGCTGGTCGGCGGGCGATGTGATGCCGCTGTTCTCCGTGATCGAGGATGATCTCGAGTTCGGCGACGCCGAGGGACATGGTCGCGGCGGACCGTTGCCGGTCTATCGGGCCCCGCCCGAGAAATGGGGGCCGATCGATCGCGGCTTGCGCGATGCGGCGCTGGCGAGCGGCTATCCCTGGTGTGCCGACCTCAATGGCGCCGACGGCGAGGGCGTTGCCTGCTATCCCATCAACAGCCGCGACAGCCGCCGCATCAGCACCAACGAGGCTTACCTCGAGCCCGCGCGCGGCCGCGCCAATCTGGAGATCCGCGGCCACGCGCTGGTGGATCGCGTGCTGATCAGCGACGGAAGGGCGACAGGCCTCCGCGTTCACATCCAAGGGCAGGGCACCCATGAGATCAGCGCGCGGCAAATCGTGCTCTGCGCCGGCGCTATCCACAGCCCGGCGATCCTGCTGCGCTCGGGCATCGGGCCGGCCGAGGAGTTGAGAGCGATGGGCATCGCGGTCGCGCGCGATTTGCCGGTGGGCAAGCACTTCTTCGATCACCCGCTGTTTCGCACCACGATCCAGCTCCACGAGAACCTGCGGCCCACCGATCCCGACACGCGCCACACCAATTGCTGCGTGACCTATTCCTCGGGCCTCGCCGACGGCGGCAAGCGCGACATGATCCTGATCGCGTTCAACCATCGCGGCATCGGCAATCCCGGCGCGATCGGCGCCGGCCTGTTCAACGCCTATTCGCGCGGCACGCTCAAGCTCGCCTCGACCGACCCGTCGGTCGATCCCGTCGTCGAGGAGAACATGCTGGCCGATCCCCGCGACATGCTGCGTATGATGGATGCGGTGAAGCGGCTCGCCGTGATCACGTCCCAGCCGGCGTTGTCTGGCATTGCCGATTGGATCCGGCTCGCAGACACAGATTTGACGCTGCCGCAGGCAGCCCGCCTGCCGGACCACGAGCTCGATGCGGTGCTGCGCCGGGAGACCGGCGACATCCAGCACGCGGCCGGCAGCTGCCGCATGAGCGGCATTGGCGACGCCGACGGCGTAGTCAATCCTGACGGCACAGTGAAGGGCATTTCCGGCCTGCGCGTCGCCGACGCCTCGATCATGCCGTCGGACTGCCGCGCTAACACGCATTTCACGACGGTGGTGATCGGGGAAGCGATCGCGCGGATGATGATGGGATAG